In the Thermococcus sp. MAR1 genome, one interval contains:
- a CDS encoding translation initiation factor IF-6: MHIERLDFENSPYLGVYGTATDRVVLIREGLGEKKLEVLREVLKVPIIETSIMKSRIVGIFAAGNSNAIVVPWYVWDAELEKINGQLREYGIDTEIVPFQSTLTAFGNLILANDRAALISAKFSREEARKLEDVLGVEVERGMIGDFHAVGSVGVVTNRGGLVHPEATDEELEWLRDLFKVDVYIGTANMGVPFVGSCMLANSHGVVVGHLTTGPEIVKIEEALGFLD; this comes from the coding sequence ATGCACATAGAAAGGCTCGATTTTGAGAACTCCCCGTATCTGGGCGTTTACGGCACCGCCACCGACAGGGTAGTCCTCATCAGGGAGGGCCTTGGCGAGAAGAAGCTCGAGGTTCTCAGGGAGGTTCTCAAGGTTCCTATCATTGAGACAAGCATAATGAAGTCGCGCATAGTGGGCATATTCGCGGCCGGCAACTCCAACGCTATCGTCGTTCCCTGGTACGTCTGGGACGCCGAGCTGGAGAAGATAAACGGCCAGCTCAGGGAGTATGGGATTGACACCGAGATAGTCCCGTTCCAGAGCACCCTCACGGCCTTCGGCAACCTCATCCTCGCCAACGACAGGGCGGCCCTGATAAGTGCAAAGTTCAGCCGCGAGGAGGCCAGGAAGCTCGAGGATGTACTCGGCGTCGAGGTCGAGAGGGGCATGATAGGTGACTTCCACGCGGTTGGAAGCGTTGGAGTGGTCACCAACAGGGGCGGTTTAGTCCACCCCGAGGCAACCGATGAGGAGCTCGAGTGGCTCCGCGACCTGTTCAAGGTCGATGTTTACATTGGAACCGCCAACATGGGCGTTCCCTTCGTTGGCTCCTGCATGCTGGCGAACTCTCACGGTGTCGTCGTTGGACATCTAACGACCGGACCTGAAATAGTTAAGATTGAAGAAGCCCTGGGCTTCCTTGACTGA
- a CDS encoding 50S ribosomal protein L31e: MIKPGEEVIFVVPIKKIKKRVPRWKRAPRAARFVREWIARHAKADEVIIGTDVNEKLWERGAEKPPNKLRVKVVVEEEEGKRIAKVSLA; encoded by the coding sequence ATGATCAAGCCCGGAGAGGAAGTCATATTCGTCGTTCCCATCAAGAAGATAAAGAAGCGCGTTCCGCGCTGGAAGAGGGCCCCGAGGGCTGCTCGCTTCGTCCGCGAGTGGATAGCCAGGCACGCCAAGGCCGATGAAGTGATAATTGGCACCGACGTCAACGAGAAGCTCTGGGAGCGCGGGGCGGAGAAGCCACCCAACAAGCTCCGCGTCAAGGTTGTTGTTGAAGAGGAAGAGGGCAAGAGGATTGCCAAGGTCTCCCTCGCCTGA
- a CDS encoding 50S ribosomal protein L39e yields MARNKPLAKKLRLAKAAKQNRRIPVWVIVKTNREVMTHPKRRMWRRTKLKE; encoded by the coding sequence ATGGCGAGAAACAAGCCGCTTGCGAAGAAGCTCAGACTTGCCAAGGCCGCCAAGCAGAACAGGCGCATTCCGGTTTGGGTCATCGTCAAGACCAACAGAGAGGTCATGACCCACCCGAAGAGAAGGATGTGGAGAAGAACCAAGCTTAAGGAGTGA
- a CDS encoding methylmalonyl-CoA mutase, with protein sequence MTFDKEKLAKIREEEKRWEETTVKKFIEKRPERKEKFMTDDGFEIKRVYTPADLGEDWDYLEKLGFPGEYPFTRGVYATMYRGRFWTMRQYAGFGTAEESNRRYKYLLEQGQTGLSVAFDLPTQIGYDSDHPMSEGEVGKVGVAIDSLWDMRVLFDGIPLDKVSTSMTINSTAANLLAMYILVAEEQGVAQNQLRGTVQNDILKEYIARGTYIFPPQPSMRLTTDIIMYCAENVPKWNPISISGYHIREAGANAVQEVAFTLADGIEYVKAVIDRGMDVDKFAGRLSFFFNAHNNFLEEIAKFRAARRLWAYIMKEWFNAKNPRSMLLRFHTQTAGSTLTAQQPENNIVRVAIQALAAVLGGTQSLHTNSYDEALSLPTEKSVRIALRTQQIIAYESGVVDTIDPLGGSYYIEWLTDHIYDEALKYIEKIQKMGGMMRAIERGYIQKEIAESAYKVQKEIEEKKRIIVGVNEFIVDEPLDVEILKVDPSIREKQIERLKKLRSERDNKKVEEALDRLRKAAETEDENLMPYIIEAHRHLATLGEVTDVLREVWGEYRAPLVF encoded by the coding sequence ATGACCTTCGATAAGGAGAAGCTCGCGAAGATTAGGGAGGAGGAAAAGCGCTGGGAGGAAACGACGGTCAAAAAGTTCATCGAGAAAAGGCCCGAGAGAAAGGAGAAGTTCATGACCGATGATGGCTTTGAGATAAAGCGGGTTTATACTCCGGCTGACCTCGGTGAGGACTGGGATTACCTCGAAAAGCTCGGCTTCCCCGGTGAGTACCCGTTCACCCGCGGCGTCTACGCCACCATGTACCGCGGCAGGTTCTGGACGATGAGGCAGTACGCCGGTTTCGGAACCGCTGAGGAGTCCAACAGGCGCTACAAGTACCTCCTCGAACAGGGGCAGACCGGTCTCAGCGTCGCCTTCGACCTGCCCACCCAGATAGGCTACGACTCCGACCACCCGATGAGCGAGGGCGAGGTCGGAAAGGTCGGCGTCGCCATCGACTCACTCTGGGACATGCGCGTCCTCTTCGACGGAATCCCTCTCGACAAGGTTTCGACGAGCATGACCATCAACTCGACCGCGGCAAACCTCCTCGCGATGTACATCCTCGTTGCCGAAGAGCAGGGCGTTGCCCAGAACCAGCTCCGCGGAACGGTCCAGAACGACATCCTCAAGGAGTACATAGCCAGGGGCACCTACATCTTCCCGCCCCAGCCGAGCATGCGCCTTACGACCGACATCATCATGTACTGCGCCGAGAACGTCCCCAAGTGGAACCCGATTTCGATAAGCGGTTACCACATCCGTGAGGCCGGCGCCAACGCCGTCCAGGAGGTCGCTTTCACTTTGGCGGACGGTATAGAGTACGTCAAAGCGGTGATAGACAGGGGCATGGACGTTGACAAGTTCGCCGGAAGGCTGAGCTTCTTCTTCAACGCCCACAACAACTTCCTTGAGGAAATAGCCAAGTTCAGAGCTGCCAGAAGGCTCTGGGCATACATAATGAAGGAGTGGTTCAACGCCAAGAACCCGCGCTCAATGCTCCTGCGCTTCCACACCCAGACGGCAGGCTCAACCCTCACCGCCCAGCAGCCGGAGAACAACATCGTGAGGGTTGCTATTCAGGCTTTGGCTGCCGTCCTCGGCGGAACCCAGAGCCTGCATACCAACTCCTACGATGAGGCCCTTTCACTGCCGACCGAAAAGAGCGTCAGGATAGCCCTCAGAACCCAGCAGATCATCGCCTACGAGAGCGGCGTCGTTGACACCATAGACCCGCTCGGAGGTAGTTATTATATCGAGTGGCTCACGGACCACATCTATGATGAAGCTCTGAAGTACATCGAGAAGATCCAGAAGATGGGCGGCATGATGAGGGCCATCGAGAGGGGCTACATCCAGAAGGAGATTGCCGAGAGCGCCTACAAGGTCCAGAAGGAGATAGAGGAGAAGAAGCGCATCATCGTCGGCGTGAACGAGTTCATAGTTGATGAACCGCTCGACGTCGAGATACTCAAGGTGGACCCGAGCATCAGGGAGAAGCAGATAGAGAGGCTCAAGAAGCTCCGCTCTGAGCGCGATAACAAGAAGGTCGAGGAGGCCTTGGACAGGCTTAGGAAGGCTGCCGAAACCGAGGACGAGAACCTCATGCCCTACATCATCGAGGCCCACCGCCATTTGGCAACACTCGGAGAGGTCACCGACGTCCTCCGTGAGGTCTGGGGCGAGTATCGCGCTCCGCTGGTGTTCTGA
- a CDS encoding ABC transporter permease: MRGNLKPFQSALWVVFESEFRRLVRSRKLKVLFLATFFPAFIYLLSPNATGSGVDVMLKAFQSLMLDLIPNYWLGIICQLIAIILMSDLLAGEIDRGTIRLLLARPVRLSEVVTAKFLAGLSALAVLFGVPYTVIWLYNSVVYSAGAKGLWEGLSDFLLALGATLLVLALLGALAMLVSVIITRPLYASLATFGVVFLLQFLLPQIPYIKNPERYTLGYQAVVLLKAGFDKVDLSAFVGDSAYTAVFFGAVGAIFLAVAWAVLINLDFPD, encoded by the coding sequence ATGAGGGGTAATCTAAAGCCCTTCCAGAGCGCCCTCTGGGTGGTCTTTGAGAGCGAGTTCAGGAGGTTGGTTCGCTCAAGGAAGCTCAAGGTTCTCTTCTTGGCCACGTTCTTTCCCGCGTTCATCTACCTCCTCAGCCCGAACGCTACAGGCAGTGGTGTCGACGTCATGCTCAAAGCATTCCAATCGCTGATGCTCGACCTGATCCCCAACTACTGGCTCGGCATAATCTGCCAGCTCATCGCGATAATCCTCATGAGCGACCTCCTCGCGGGCGAGATAGACCGGGGAACGATAAGGCTTCTCCTTGCCAGGCCGGTGAGACTAAGCGAGGTTGTCACGGCCAAATTCCTCGCCGGACTCAGCGCCCTCGCGGTTCTCTTCGGGGTTCCCTATACCGTTATCTGGCTCTACAATTCGGTCGTTTACAGTGCAGGCGCGAAGGGCCTCTGGGAAGGTCTGTCCGACTTTCTCCTTGCCCTGGGGGCAACACTCCTCGTTTTAGCTCTCCTTGGTGCTCTGGCCATGCTGGTTTCGGTCATCATAACGCGCCCGCTCTACGCCTCGCTGGCCACCTTCGGAGTTGTGTTCCTTCTCCAGTTCCTCCTGCCCCAGATCCCCTACATCAAAAACCCGGAGCGCTACACCCTCGGCTATCAGGCTGTGGTTCTGCTGAAGGCCGGGTTCGACAAGGTTGACCTGAGTGCCTTCGTTGGGGACTCCGCCTACACCGCCGTCTTCTTCGGCGCCGTTGGGGCCATCTTCCTGGCCGTTGCCTGGGCGGTTCTCATAAACCTCGACTTCCCCGACTGA
- a CDS encoding ABC transporter ATP-binding protein has translation MSTYIIETEKLTKFFGRMNVVYHLNLKVPRGAVYGFLGPNGAGKTTTIKMLTGALKPTYGEIRIFDLDMPRERVEIMRKVGYMPEKPLAYEDMTIFEFLTYMGRLIGLPKGEAIKQARELMAYAGVGKLAFNRIRELSSGQRQRVSFAMALLGNPELLILDEPTSNLDPLGRMEFIGKVLELAKARKTIFISSHIVSEIERTCNYVGLIKDGQLIEQGRVRDLVNVEGTDYDVLVSDNGKLLEFLKDKVYVREAWEEEGILRVRLDERFAEQFFLELPMFLAENKLALKLFKSHTSPLERILMKRFNVGWKE, from the coding sequence ATGTCCACCTACATCATCGAGACCGAAAAGCTCACCAAGTTCTTCGGCAGGATGAACGTTGTGTACCATCTCAACCTGAAGGTTCCCAGAGGTGCAGTCTACGGCTTCCTCGGCCCCAACGGTGCCGGGAAGACCACCACGATAAAGATGCTGACCGGGGCTCTGAAGCCGACCTACGGTGAGATAAGGATTTTTGACCTCGATATGCCGCGCGAGAGGGTTGAAATAATGCGGAAGGTCGGTTACATGCCCGAAAAGCCCCTCGCGTATGAAGACATGACGATCTTCGAGTTCCTGACGTACATGGGTCGTCTCATTGGGCTCCCTAAGGGGGAGGCAATAAAGCAGGCGAGGGAGCTGATGGCCTACGCGGGAGTTGGAAAGCTGGCCTTTAACAGGATAAGGGAGCTCTCAAGCGGTCAGAGGCAGAGGGTCAGCTTTGCCATGGCCCTCCTCGGAAACCCTGAGCTTCTAATACTCGACGAGCCCACGAGCAACCTCGACCCCCTCGGGAGAATGGAGTTCATCGGCAAGGTTCTGGAGCTGGCCAAGGCCAGGAAGACCATCTTCATAAGCTCCCACATAGTCAGTGAGATAGAGAGGACCTGCAACTACGTTGGCCTGATCAAGGACGGCCAGCTCATCGAACAGGGGCGCGTTAGGGACCTGGTGAACGTCGAGGGGACTGACTACGACGTCCTCGTCTCGGACAACGGGAAGCTCCTGGAGTTTCTGAAGGATAAGGTCTACGTCAGGGAAGCCTGGGAAGAAGAGGGAATACTGAGGGTGCGGCTCGACGAGAGGTTCGCGGAGCAGTTCTTTTTAGAGCTTCCGATGTTTCTGGCCGAGAACAAGCTTGCACTCAAGCTCTTCAAGTCCCATACAAGCCCGCTGGAGAGAATCCTGATGAAGCGCTTCAACGTGGGGTGGAAGGAATGA